A single genomic interval of Pseudomonadota bacterium harbors:
- the radA gene encoding DNA repair protein RadA — MSKLLIRYVCQSCGTSHSKWSGKCTGCDEWNTLLEDVISSHHLTEKKKASKFSVPLEFSSLLSQESPPERIKTGISEFDRVIGGGLVPGSVLLVGGDPGIGKSTLLLQVAALISQFPHGCAYISGEEGLEQIRLRAKRLGLENCPVLLATETQTQKIISHFKTDNPPSFFILDSIQTLYVEGIDAAPGTVTQVRAATHEIIRAAKEHNITVFLIGHVTKEGTLAGPRLLEHMVDTVLYFEGERSHHFRILRTIKNRFGPTNEIGVFDMTDRGLQEVSNPSQLFIGNHEKNISGMSIFAGLEGTRPLLVEIQALVAPTPFGTPRRTTVGWDYGRLCMILAVLEARCGYSFSNRDVYLNVAGGLRIGEPAADLAVACALISAYHNKALPKNAVFLGEIGLSGDIRAVSGEDVRLKEALKLGFSKAFIPFGFSERHKHFKRDHLEILEIKTLKDLFMTLFK, encoded by the coding sequence GTGTCAAAACTTCTTATACGTTATGTTTGCCAATCTTGCGGGACATCCCATTCCAAATGGAGCGGAAAGTGTACGGGTTGCGATGAATGGAATACGCTTTTAGAAGACGTCATTTCATCTCATCATCTCACTGAAAAGAAAAAAGCTTCTAAGTTTTCTGTTCCTCTCGAATTTTCATCTCTTCTTTCTCAAGAATCTCCACCTGAACGCATTAAAACAGGAATTTCAGAATTTGATCGCGTCATTGGAGGAGGACTTGTCCCTGGATCCGTCCTTCTTGTCGGAGGGGATCCTGGCATTGGAAAATCTACGCTTCTTCTCCAAGTCGCCGCCCTCATAAGTCAATTTCCCCACGGATGTGCTTATATTTCGGGAGAAGAAGGGTTGGAGCAAATACGACTGAGAGCAAAACGTCTTGGCCTTGAAAATTGTCCTGTTCTTCTCGCCACCGAAACTCAAACTCAAAAAATTATTTCTCATTTTAAAACAGACAATCCTCCCTCATTTTTTATTTTAGATTCAATTCAAACGCTTTATGTCGAAGGCATTGATGCCGCTCCCGGAACAGTAACACAAGTTCGTGCGGCAACTCATGAAATTATTCGCGCAGCAAAAGAACATAATATTACTGTTTTTTTAATTGGTCATGTTACAAAAGAAGGAACACTTGCAGGTCCGCGTTTACTAGAGCATATGGTGGATACAGTTCTTTATTTTGAAGGAGAGCGTTCCCATCACTTTAGAATATTACGAACTATTAAGAATCGCTTTGGTCCCACAAATGAAATTGGTGTCTTTGACATGACGGATCGAGGTCTTCAAGAAGTTTCAAATCCTTCTCAACTTTTTATTGGAAACCACGAAAAAAATATAAGTGGTATGAGCATTTTTGCAGGTCTTGAAGGAACACGGCCCCTGCTTGTCGAAATTCAAGCCCTTGTCGCGCCAACTCCTTTTGGAACGCCTCGACGAACCACTGTTGGATGGGATTATGGAAGACTTTGCATGATTCTTGCTGTGCTTGAAGCCAGGTGTGGATATTCTTTCAGTAACCGAGATGTTTATTTAAATGTCGCTGGCGGATTACGCATTGGAGAGCCGGCCGCAGATCTTGCAGTTGCATGTGCTCTCATTTCAGCTTATCATAATAAGGCCCTTCCAAAAAATGCCGTTTTTTTGGGAGAGATTGGTCTTTCGGGAGATATTCGTGCCGTAAGTGGTGAAGATGTCCGTTTAAAAGAAGCTTTAAAGCTGGGATTTTCTAAAGCCTTTATTCCCTTTGGGTTTTCTGAACGGCATAAACACTTCAAAAGAGATCATCTTGAGATTTTAGAAATTAAAACGCTCAAAGATCTTTTTATGACCCTCTTTAAATAA
- a CDS encoding ABC transporter ATP-binding protein, which produces MSQKSSSPHEKIRLKGLEKAFGEKKVLTGVDLSLNQGESLVVIGGSGSGKSVLLKCILGLLKPTSGKIFIDGKDVFSLNGSEKEEIISQIGMLFQGGALFDSLTVWQNVAFGLRQRFRTPAKEAREIALEKLNAVGLSDSVADLMPSELSGGMQKRVGLARAIATNPAILFFDEPTTGLDPIMRTVIDSLIVKCVKDLGAAAITITHDLISAHHIADKIAMLYEGKIIWLGDSKSIEKSKNPYLNQFIHGRMEGPIPVNIKA; this is translated from the coding sequence ATGTCTCAAAAATCATCTTCTCCCCATGAAAAAATTAGACTTAAAGGTCTTGAAAAGGCTTTTGGTGAAAAAAAAGTTCTAACAGGCGTTGATCTTTCTTTAAACCAAGGAGAATCTCTCGTTGTAATTGGAGGATCAGGCTCAGGAAAATCAGTTCTCTTAAAATGCATTCTAGGCCTTCTTAAGCCAACATCAGGAAAAATTTTTATTGATGGAAAAGATGTCTTTTCTCTTAATGGCTCAGAAAAAGAAGAAATTATTAGCCAAATTGGAATGCTCTTTCAAGGAGGTGCTCTCTTTGATAGCCTTACAGTTTGGCAAAATGTTGCTTTTGGCTTGAGACAACGTTTCAGGACTCCTGCAAAAGAAGCGCGTGAAATTGCTCTTGAAAAATTAAACGCCGTTGGACTTTCTGACTCTGTTGCAGATTTAATGCCTTCTGAACTTTCTGGAGGTATGCAAAAGCGTGTTGGCCTGGCACGCGCTATTGCCACAAATCCAGCTATTTTATTTTTTGATGAGCCCACAACTGGTTTAGATCCCATTATGAGAACAGTTATTGATAGTTTAATTGTTAAATGCGTAAAAGATCTCGGGGCTGCCGCCATTACAATCACACATGACTTAATAAGTGCCCACCATATTGCAGATAAAATTGCCATGTTGTATGAAGGTAAAATCATTTGGCTTGGAGATTCTAAAAGTATTGAAAAAAGCAAAAACCCCTATCTTAATCAATTTATTCATGGACGTATGGAGGGTCCAATCCCCGTCAATATTAAAGCATAA
- a CDS encoding DUF2312 domain-containing protein, with the protein MTESSPSSSDPLKPQVGGIAADRLKSFIERLERLEVEKAQLQDFVKDVFDEAKSAGFDVKVIRQILKLRKQDAETLAEQEELLDLYKHALGMI; encoded by the coding sequence ATGACAGAGTCGTCTCCTTCTTCTTCCGATCCTTTGAAGCCTCAAGTCGGGGGTATTGCAGCAGATCGTTTGAAAAGCTTTATTGAACGTCTCGAACGTCTCGAAGTTGAAAAGGCTCAATTACAGGATTTTGTAAAAGATGTTTTTGATGAAGCAAAATCAGCTGGCTTTGATGTTAAGGTCATTCGTCAAATCTTGAAACTTCGAAAACAAGATGCGGAAACTTTGGCAGAACAAGAAGAGCTCCTTGATCTTTATAAGCATGCGCTTGGAATGATCTAA
- a CDS encoding ABC transporter permease: MLNFLRTIGRYFLAFLNATGAFFLFAFISISHCFRPPFFFRQWGRQFFEIGYLSLPVVGLTAIFTGMVLVLQSYTGFSRFSAESSIATVVILSMTRELGPVLAGLMVAGRIGASIAAEIGTMRVTEQIDALSTLSTNPYKYLIVPRLWAGVLMLPLLVLTADAIGVFGGYLVATYKLGFNAALYINQTFTYLKAEDVNSGLIKAAVFGFIITLSGCYAGFNSKGGAQGVGAATTSAVVSASILILICNYLLTAILFGT; encoded by the coding sequence ATGTTGAACTTTCTACGAACCATTGGCCGTTATTTTTTAGCATTTTTAAATGCAACAGGAGCATTTTTTCTGTTTGCCTTTATTTCGATTAGCCATTGTTTTAGACCGCCATTCTTTTTCCGGCAATGGGGCCGACAATTCTTTGAAATTGGATATCTTTCTCTTCCGGTGGTAGGTCTCACAGCAATTTTTACTGGAATGGTTTTAGTTCTCCAAAGTTATACTGGGTTTTCCCGTTTTTCAGCAGAAAGCTCGATTGCAACCGTTGTTATCCTCTCGATGACACGTGAATTAGGACCAGTCCTTGCTGGCCTTATGGTCGCAGGCCGTATTGGAGCTTCTATTGCAGCTGAAATCGGAACCATGCGTGTGACAGAACAAATTGATGCTCTGTCTACACTTTCAACCAATCCGTATAAATACCTTATTGTTCCCCGTCTTTGGGCGGGTGTTCTCATGCTTCCTCTCCTTGTTCTCACCGCAGATGCCATTGGCGTTTTTGGAGGATATTTGGTTGCAACCTACAAACTTGGATTTAATGCAGCGCTTTATATCAATCAAACTTTTACATATTTGAAAGCAGAAGACGTCAATTCTGGACTTATTAAGGCCGCTGTTTTCGGATTTATCATTACGCTTTCAGGATGTTATGCTGGCTTTAATTCCAAAGGAGGTGCTCAAGGTGTTGGCGCTGCAACAACGAGCGCCGTTGTCTCTGCATCCATCCTTATCTTAATTTGTAATTACCTTTTAACAGCCATTCTTTTTGGAACATAG